From the genome of Psychroserpens ponticola, one region includes:
- a CDS encoding Piwi domain-containing protein, whose protein sequence is MQEQIKFNILNFNWPRKLLTFYVSLKQSKECQTIYYTKFPANITEVFTNEELEEKEEIYTTFTTPSEGFKPLKIDCNNYNKNLYKQFLNAQIKQHFDSLNIINCKNKVLKDRQVWVLDKEAYHKDYHYYDKFSLKIQFAEVSDYPELVVSFDGTTKILKKSLQEIDNAHLVTKAIFRTQVFYYQTERETPQQEEFYNSLILDEVFPILNRDLQKAFNIPYERKKTKNRYSKYLNKISNFTKEYLFTEDFQHICDFRNQQFIDAPLNRIGHIDKDKGLLEYGKDPQGNKQIGLTPKLELNRYRPYLRPKNPSTEFFFIYHKDHQPIIKKLWSYLKNGTGQGTYYHGLEAYIDIKVNSAFHNFIEFSNKENPIPEIMQKLEELQWDKNIAYLAFYISPYTRFESNPQLKNIYYQVKELCLNEDIMTQAIDFEDLQKNIGNYQWHLNNISLAIHAKLGGKPWKLAVTEKKELVIGVGAFTNQDHKHRYVASAFSFQNNGIFNNFQCFSKTETTQLAGSIIKAIRTFFNQSEADKIVIHFYKEMSKKEMEPILIGMHRLNLENKPIYILNINKTETKDIIAYDTDFQESLMPYSGTFIRLGMLKFLLFNNGRFEDEKFYPSDGFPFPVKVSMSSPNEDAFEDDNIITELLTQVFQFSRLYWKSLKPQNVPITIKYPEMVAQMLPRFKSDIKEEAKSKLWFL, encoded by the coding sequence ATGCAAGAACAAATAAAATTTAACATTCTTAATTTCAATTGGCCTCGAAAGTTATTGACATTTTATGTCTCTTTAAAACAATCCAAAGAGTGTCAAACAATATATTATACAAAGTTTCCTGCAAATATTACAGAAGTGTTTACCAATGAGGAATTAGAGGAAAAAGAAGAAATTTATACCACTTTTACAACACCTTCAGAGGGCTTTAAACCTTTAAAGATAGATTGTAATAATTACAATAAAAATTTATACAAGCAATTCTTAAATGCCCAAATAAAACAACATTTTGATAGTTTAAACATCATTAACTGTAAAAATAAGGTTTTAAAAGACCGTCAAGTTTGGGTGTTAGATAAAGAAGCATATCATAAGGATTATCATTATTACGATAAGTTTTCTTTAAAAATACAGTTTGCCGAAGTATCAGATTATCCAGAGTTGGTAGTTTCTTTTGATGGGACTACTAAAATCTTAAAAAAATCCCTTCAAGAGATCGATAATGCACATTTGGTTACAAAAGCCATTTTTAGAACCCAAGTATTCTATTATCAAACCGAAAGAGAAACACCACAACAAGAAGAATTTTACAATAGCCTAATTTTAGATGAAGTATTTCCAATTCTTAACAGAGATTTGCAAAAGGCTTTTAACATCCCTTATGAACGTAAAAAAACAAAGAATAGATACAGTAAGTATTTGAATAAAATCAGCAACTTTACTAAAGAGTACCTTTTTACAGAGGACTTTCAGCATATTTGTGATTTCCGAAATCAACAGTTTATAGATGCACCTTTAAACAGGATTGGTCATATAGATAAAGATAAAGGCTTGTTGGAATATGGCAAAGACCCACAAGGCAACAAACAAATTGGCTTAACCCCAAAACTGGAACTTAATAGGTATAGACCATATTTAAGACCAAAAAATCCTAGCACAGAGTTCTTTTTTATTTACCATAAAGACCATCAACCAATAATAAAAAAGTTATGGAGCTATTTAAAGAATGGTACAGGTCAAGGTACATATTATCACGGTTTAGAAGCTTATATAGATATTAAAGTAAATTCTGCATTTCATAATTTTATTGAGTTTTCAAATAAGGAAAATCCTATTCCAGAGATAATGCAAAAGTTAGAAGAATTACAATGGGATAAAAACATAGCCTATTTAGCCTTTTACATAAGCCCATACACGCGTTTTGAATCCAACCCACAATTAAAAAACATCTATTATCAAGTAAAGGAATTATGCTTAAATGAAGATATAATGACCCAAGCAATTGATTTTGAAGATTTGCAAAAAAACATAGGTAATTATCAATGGCATTTAAATAACATTTCATTGGCAATTCACGCCAAATTAGGTGGTAAACCTTGGAAATTAGCAGTTACTGAAAAAAAGGAATTAGTTATAGGTGTTGGTGCATTTACAAATCAAGACCATAAACATAGATACGTGGCAAGCGCATTCAGTTTTCAAAACAATGGCATATTTAACAATTTTCAATGCTTTTCTAAAACTGAAACAACACAATTAGCAGGAAGCATAATAAAAGCGATTCGTACTTTTTTTAATCAATCTGAAGCTGATAAAATTGTGATTCATTTTTATAAAGAAATGAGCAAGAAAGAAATGGAACCTATACTTATAGGGATGCACAGACTAAATCTCGAAAATAAACCCATTTATATATTAAACATCAACAAAACAGAAACAAAGGATATTATAGCCTATGATACAGATTTTCAAGAAAGTTTAATGCCATATAGTGGTACATTTATAAGATTGGGAATGCTTAAATTTTTATTATTTAACAATGGACGATTTGAAGATGAAAAGTTTTATCCTTCCGATGGTTTTCCCTTTCCAGTTAAAGTAAGTATGAGTAGCCCAAATGAGGATGCTTTTGAAGATGACAACATCATTACTGAATTATTAACACAAGTATTTCAATTCAGTAGATTATATTGGAAATCATTAAAACCTCAAAACGTACCAATAACCATTAAATACCCTGAAATGGTTGCACAAATGTTACCTCGCTTTAAAAGTGACATAAAGGAAGAAGCAAAAAGTAAA
- a CDS encoding helix-turn-helix domain-containing protein: MTSLNNSIMEFGEYIRSLREKHNLLLREMAANLNMDVAYLSKIERGIRIARREQVVAFAKTLKEDENELIKLWMSEQIVLMLKNEKERTEILKIAEEKISKIDELSLLNIDVTF; the protein is encoded by the coding sequence TTGACAAGTCTAAATAATTCTATTATGGAGTTTGGAGAGTATATACGTTCATTGCGTGAAAAGCACAATTTACTATTAAGAGAAATGGCTGCAAACCTAAATATGGATGTTGCCTATTTAAGCAAAATAGAACGTGGAATTCGTATAGCAAGACGCGAACAAGTAGTCGCTTTTGCTAAAACATTAAAAGAAGACGAGAACGAATTAATTAAGCTATGGATGTCTGAACAAATTGTACTAATGCTAAAAAATGAAAAAGAGCGTACGGAAATCCTCAAAATAGCTGAAGAAAAAATTAGTAAGATTGATGAATTAAGTTTACTGAACATAGATGTAACATTTTGA
- a CDS encoding DUF3987 domain-containing protein, translating to MTKSFNPKDWLDVPKAQPKPTVSNKATTNVVAVADNDIESYISAIEQSGTDITGNYATWRDLGFALAEEYGESGRDYFHRISKNYAEYDSKECDEQFNKCLNAKGHGISIATFYHHAHQEGIRLSKIEMKLPQQKEEKEQETMPTIPEKIYDSLPQFLQQVVNPASSQEEKDILLLGALTAFSACFPKLFGVYDQRKVYSNLYLFVTAPASAGKGRLNQIKNLVDPVHKLKREQAKVLKQQFNTETATYNMNKGKDENLEKPSKPPERMLFIPANNSVTGVYQLISDNEGKGLIFETEGDTLAQAFKSDYGNYSDGFRKAFHHETISYYRRTDREYVDIEKPCLSTVLSGTPKQVATLIPNAENGLFSRFMFYYMNIKPTWKNVFQNNNSLGLDDYYNQLGSEFLGLYKTLKNNPEIEIRLTVSQQEQFHTFFESLQTKYINLQPEEYIATIRRLGLIAFRITMLFTVFRIMEDGDVNAVKQCEDVDFDNALTIISILVKHSSKVFNDLPMEQKTVKRLNRKERFLESLPKEFDRQHYLGLAIKHNIPNKTAEGYITKFVEAGLIHREAHNTYSNPAKL from the coding sequence ATGACAAAATCATTTAACCCAAAAGATTGGTTAGACGTTCCAAAAGCGCAACCAAAACCAACAGTCAGCAACAAAGCAACAACTAACGTTGTTGCTGTTGCTGATAACGACATAGAATCCTATATCTCGGCAATTGAGCAGTCTGGTACAGATATAACAGGCAATTACGCTACTTGGCGAGATTTAGGCTTTGCTTTAGCTGAAGAATATGGAGAATCAGGTAGAGATTATTTCCACCGCATAAGTAAAAATTATGCAGAATATGATTCTAAAGAATGTGACGAACAATTCAATAAATGCCTTAACGCTAAAGGACACGGAATAAGTATTGCAACCTTTTATCATCACGCACATCAAGAAGGTATAAGGCTATCAAAAATCGAAATGAAGTTACCTCAACAAAAAGAGGAAAAGGAACAAGAAACAATGCCTACTATTCCTGAAAAGATATATGACAGTCTTCCACAGTTTTTACAACAAGTTGTAAATCCTGCGAGTAGTCAAGAAGAAAAAGATATTCTATTGTTAGGTGCTTTAACAGCTTTTAGTGCTTGCTTTCCTAAACTATTTGGCGTTTACGACCAACGAAAAGTATATAGCAATTTATATCTTTTTGTAACTGCACCTGCATCTGCAGGTAAAGGCAGACTCAACCAAATTAAAAATTTGGTAGATCCTGTACATAAACTAAAAAGGGAACAAGCTAAAGTATTAAAGCAACAATTTAATACAGAAACAGCGACTTACAATATGAATAAAGGCAAAGATGAAAACTTGGAAAAACCGAGTAAACCACCAGAACGAATGTTGTTCATTCCTGCCAATAATAGTGTAACCGGTGTATATCAATTAATATCAGATAATGAAGGCAAAGGGTTGATTTTTGAAACCGAAGGAGATACACTTGCACAAGCGTTTAAAAGCGATTATGGTAATTATAGTGATGGCTTTCGTAAAGCATTTCATCACGAAACCATCAGTTATTATCGTAGAACAGATAGAGAATATGTAGATATTGAAAAACCCTGTTTATCAACCGTATTATCTGGTACACCAAAACAAGTAGCAACCTTAATACCTAATGCAGAAAATGGGTTGTTTAGTCGCTTTATGTTCTATTATATGAATATCAAGCCGACTTGGAAAAATGTATTCCAAAACAATAATAGTTTAGGACTTGATGATTATTACAACCAATTAGGTAGTGAGTTTTTAGGACTGTATAAAACGCTTAAAAACAATCCAGAAATAGAAATAAGATTGACTGTATCGCAACAAGAACAATTCCATACGTTTTTTGAATCCTTACAAACCAAATACATCAATCTGCAACCCGAAGAATATATTGCTACTATTAGGAGGTTAGGCTTAATTGCCTTTAGAATAACAATGTTATTCACAGTATTTCGCATTATGGAAGATGGCGATGTCAATGCAGTGAAACAATGTGAAGATGTTGACTTTGATAATGCACTAACCATAATTTCAATTTTGGTTAAACACAGTAGTAAAGTGTTTAATGATTTACCTATGGAGCAAAAAACAGTAAAACGCTTAAATAGAAAAGAACGCTTTTTAGAGAGTTTACCAAAAGAATTTGACAGACAACACTATTTAGGTTTAGCCATTAAACATAACATTCCAAATAAAACAGCAGAAGGTTATATTACCAAATTTGTTGAAGCAGGTTTAATCCATAGAGAAGCTCACAATACCTATTCAAATCCTGCAAAATTATAA
- a CDS encoding BT4734/BF3469 family protein, with the protein MEISREAILDKTHYGLKIYAYVLRQYYPETTVLSLKGRDCGITRNPFNGGKETLRIHIDGVIATHKDTELETFIGDVFDFAQYHFKMTDEADVLQNINQELHLNLEVKEKDELEWLNDPDDTWYAHCSFFKAPVRNVFPTETLRLHQVFELITSDKYKKSTEDLRAITDVKEARKFKANRFDYVTFSGVFEKRNDSNLLQHSNLLTIDFDHLDNLQELKTQLLNDEYFETEMLFTSPSGDGLKWIIRIDILEVSHSEYFTAVANYIKQTYNIEVDQSGKDVSRACFLPYDPTAFLHKRHQKL; encoded by the coding sequence ATGGAAATAAGTAGAGAAGCAATATTAGACAAAACACATTATGGTTTAAAGATTTACGCCTATGTGTTGAGACAGTATTATCCTGAAACTACAGTCCTTTCTTTAAAAGGAAGGGACTGCGGGATAACCCGAAACCCTTTTAATGGTGGTAAAGAAACTTTACGGATTCATATCGATGGTGTTATTGCGACGCATAAAGACACAGAATTAGAAACCTTTATAGGCGATGTATTCGATTTTGCACAATACCATTTTAAAATGACTGATGAAGCGGATGTATTACAGAATATAAACCAAGAACTACATCTAAATTTAGAAGTCAAGGAAAAAGACGAATTGGAATGGTTGAATGACCCAGACGATACCTGGTATGCGCATTGTAGCTTTTTCAAAGCACCTGTTCGCAATGTGTTTCCTACGGAAACCTTGCGGTTACATCAAGTATTTGAATTAATCACAAGTGATAAATACAAAAAGAGTACAGAAGATTTAAGAGCAATAACAGATGTAAAAGAAGCTCGTAAATTCAAAGCTAATCGCTTTGATTACGTCACCTTTTCAGGAGTATTTGAAAAACGTAACGATAGTAATTTGTTACAGCATTCTAATCTATTAACTATTGATTTTGACCATTTAGATAATCTGCAAGAGTTAAAAACACAATTGTTGAACGATGAATACTTTGAAACCGAAATGCTATTCACCTCACCATCTGGAGATGGTCTTAAATGGATAATCAGAATTGACATTTTAGAAGTATCTCATAGTGAGTATTTCACAGCAGTAGCCAATTACATTAAGCAAACCTATAATATAGAAGTTGACCAGTCAGGTAAAGACGTTTCCAGAGCGTGTTTCTTACCATACGACCCAACAGCTTTTTTACATAAAAGACATCAAAAATTATGA
- a CDS encoding helix-turn-helix domain-containing protein, with product MTEIIDLILALSQEIKDIKARIELLQISRAEVLKDTWIDNQDVLQTLHISKRTLQTFRTNGTLPYSKVQGKFYYKVSDVEQLLQDNYYNHNFKCNGNK from the coding sequence ATGACTGAAATAATCGATTTAATCTTGGCGCTCTCACAAGAAATAAAGGACATAAAGGCACGTATCGAATTGCTACAAATATCGAGAGCCGAAGTATTAAAAGATACGTGGATAGACAATCAAGACGTCTTACAGACCTTACATATTAGTAAGCGAACACTGCAAACATTTAGAACAAACGGTACACTGCCATATAGTAAAGTTCAAGGCAAGTTTTATTATAAAGTTTCTGATGTTGAGCAATTGCTTCAAGACAACTACTACAACCATAATTTCAAGTGTAATGGAAATAAGTAG
- a CDS encoding helix-turn-helix domain-containing protein: protein MDTNIIEKLDRIEKLLIEQQTMQKQVLNFNETCKYLELSQSHLYKLTSTGAIPHYKPNGKKIYFQREELDHWLLRNRMDSQDEIEQQAADFLIKKGAVKL from the coding sequence ATGGACACAAATATCATCGAAAAATTAGACCGTATCGAAAAACTCTTAATAGAGCAACAAACGATGCAAAAGCAAGTATTGAATTTCAATGAAACTTGCAAGTATTTAGAACTTTCCCAATCACACTTGTACAAATTGACGAGTACGGGAGCCATTCCACACTATAAACCGAATGGCAAAAAGATTTATTTCCAACGTGAAGAGTTAGACCATTGGTTACTGCGTAACCGTATGGACTCACAAGACGAAATCGAGCAGCAAGCTGCCGACTTCTTAATTAAGAAAGGAGCGGTAAAATTATGA
- a CDS encoding DUF6617 family protein: MKNNIFSSLVSITKGLHRDNRSEREFQLLLSEIKLYPLATNAVFKIHFKRPLNSKKEYYQKSIFNETEKIIVSFIADFPENATTSENNYSYTILHNKFDKYLNDIASYISKREITVNLSEDVDYIINYLKVSVIRLYAELQEQYGQFSETPLFTIPEIAEKYFNDTKFNADLIKKIETSKKVVIKKTSKPKSKPKTSFGFKSRDTAKLLTVLKDLHFKIDLLQNGTSVEELHKLLIAKDFTQIDSQIYLECETTQFSYVVSKLKPFFNSFNPTAIERSGKFITKTGADLKANNLHKNKVHNPKEKEEIDKIIQQLQ, encoded by the coding sequence ATGAAAAATAACATATTTTCAAGTTTAGTTTCTATAACTAAAGGATTACATCGCGACAATAGATCAGAAAGAGAATTTCAATTATTGTTATCTGAAATAAAATTATATCCATTAGCAACTAATGCGGTTTTTAAAATACATTTTAAAAGACCTTTAAATAGCAAAAAAGAGTATTACCAAAAAAGCATTTTTAATGAAACTGAAAAGATTATTGTTTCATTTATTGCAGACTTTCCAGAGAATGCCACAACATCAGAAAATAATTACAGCTATACGATTCTGCATAATAAATTTGATAAGTACTTAAATGACATAGCCAGCTACATTAGTAAAAGGGAGATAACGGTAAATTTAAGCGAAGATGTTGACTATATAATTAATTATCTAAAAGTATCAGTGATACGACTATATGCTGAATTACAAGAGCAGTACGGACAGTTTTCAGAAACACCATTATTTACGATTCCCGAAATAGCTGAAAAATATTTCAATGACACTAAATTCAATGCAGACTTAATAAAGAAGATTGAGACCTCTAAAAAAGTAGTCATTAAAAAAACATCAAAGCCTAAAAGCAAACCAAAAACTTCATTTGGTTTTAAAAGTAGAGATACCGCAAAACTATTAACAGTATTAAAAGACCTACATTTTAAAATTGATTTACTACAAAATGGAACTTCCGTTGAAGAATTACATAAACTTTTAATTGCAAAAGATTTTACACAAATAGATTCTCAAATTTATTTGGAATGCGAAACCACCCAATTTAGTTATGTAGTTTCAAAACTCAAACCTTTCTTTAATAGTTTCAATCCTACCGCAATTGAACGCTCTGGAAAATTCATTACCAAAACAGGAGCAGATTTAAAAGCTAATAATCTTCACAAAAACAAAGTCCACAATCCAAAAGAAAAGGAAGAAATAGACAAAATCATCCAACAACTGCAATAA
- a CDS encoding site-specific integrase translates to MKVTLRQRKKNDNISLYLDYYHKGKRKTEYLRLYLTANPKTKIERDVNKKTKQLAETICAQRQIEIQNGIYGFKDIEKLKGSFITYITTLAEKKNTSAGNYGNWNSMLKHLKIFCPTDVSFQDIDKSFVERFKEYLDKDAMGRAGKKLSQNSKYSYYGKFSAALKQAVKDGILKVNPANGVEYFKQGEPQREFLTLDELQRAANTECELPLLKKAFIFSAITGLRWSDIEKLVWSEVQHSKEMGYYIRFRQKKTKGAETLPISEQARELLGEEGKQTDKIFKDLHYSAWSNLKLQQWIMKAGITKNITFHCARHTYATLQLTLGTDIYTVSKLLGHKELRTTQIYAKVIDDKKKDAANRIQLDL, encoded by the coding sequence ATGAAAGTAACATTAAGACAGCGCAAAAAAAATGATAATATTAGTTTGTATTTAGACTACTATCATAAGGGTAAAAGAAAAACTGAATATTTAAGGTTATATCTTACTGCTAATCCTAAAACAAAAATTGAAAGAGACGTTAATAAGAAAACAAAGCAACTTGCTGAAACGATTTGTGCTCAACGTCAAATTGAAATACAAAATGGTATTTACGGATTTAAGGATATTGAGAAATTAAAGGGTAGTTTTATTACATACATAACCACATTAGCAGAAAAGAAAAACACAAGTGCAGGTAATTATGGGAATTGGAATAGTATGCTAAAGCATTTAAAAATCTTTTGTCCAACCGATGTTAGTTTTCAAGATATAGACAAATCGTTTGTAGAGCGGTTTAAAGAGTATTTAGATAAGGATGCTATGGGAAGAGCTGGAAAAAAATTATCTCAAAACTCTAAATATTCATACTATGGTAAGTTTTCAGCAGCACTAAAACAAGCTGTTAAAGATGGTATTCTAAAAGTAAATCCTGCCAACGGTGTTGAGTATTTCAAACAAGGTGAACCTCAACGAGAATTTTTAACGCTTGATGAATTACAAAGAGCAGCAAACACTGAATGTGAACTTCCTTTATTAAAAAAAGCTTTTATATTTTCAGCAATTACCGGATTAAGATGGTCAGACATTGAAAAGTTAGTGTGGTCAGAAGTACAGCATTCTAAAGAAATGGGATACTACATCCGCTTTAGACAAAAGAAAACCAAAGGAGCTGAAACTTTACCTATTTCTGAACAAGCAAGAGAACTATTAGGAGAAGAAGGAAAGCAGACTGATAAAATTTTCAAAGATTTGCATTATAGTGCCTGGTCTAATTTGAAATTACAACAATGGATAATGAAAGCGGGTATTACAAAAAATATTACTTTTCACTGTGCACGTCATACCTATGCAACTTTACAATTAACTTTAGGTACAGATATTTATACAGTATCAAAATTATTAGGTCATAAAGAATTAAGAACAACGCAGATTTATGCCAAAGTAATCGACGATAAAAAGAAAGATGCTGCTAACCGTATTCAATTGGATTTATAA
- a CDS encoding helix-turn-helix domain-containing protein, whose product MSSNLYIPKTCKHCGNAFTARTTVTKYCSDICAKRAYKARKRNEKVQATLQETIQQQKEIVNHYNPNAVNNKDFLSVTEASQLIGVSRWTIQRMIQQGRLKAVPFGRKHIVARWQIENLFN is encoded by the coding sequence ATGAGCAGTAATTTATACATCCCAAAAACTTGTAAGCATTGTGGTAATGCCTTTACAGCACGTACAACAGTTACTAAATACTGTAGTGATATTTGTGCTAAAAGAGCATATAAGGCACGTAAACGTAATGAGAAAGTACAAGCCACACTTCAAGAAACTATTCAACAGCAAAAAGAAATAGTTAATCACTACAACCCAAATGCAGTAAACAACAAAGATTTTTTAAGCGTAACAGAGGCTTCTCAACTCATTGGTGTAAGTAGATGGACCATCCAAAGAATGATACAACAAGGACGTTTAAAAGCAGTTCCTTTTGGTAGAAAACATATAGTAGCTCGTTGGCAAATTGAAAACCTCTTTAATTGA
- the mnmE gene encoding tRNA uridine-5-carboxymethylaminomethyl(34) synthesis GTPase MnmE has protein sequence MTYQDTIIALASAAGSGAIAVIRLSGNEAISIVDAHFKSVVSNKSLINQQTHTIHLGHIIEKGRVIDEVLVSVFKNPNSYTGEDVIEISCHGSNYIQQEIIQLFLRKGCRMANAGEFTLRAFLNGKLDLSQAEAVADLIASDNEASHQIAMQQMRGGFSSEIAKLREELLNFASLIELELDFAEEDVEFADRSQFKDLVDRITFVLKRLIDSFAVGNVIKNGIPVAIVGEPNVGKSTLLNALLNEERAIVSEIAGTTRDTIEDEISIGGIGFRFIDTAGIRDTEDVVETIGIKKTFEKIDQAQVVIYLFDAHDFKVKSSVLKVELEKIKNKYPQKPLLVIANKIDKVDDILISKLQIDIPDIKLLSAKTGFGVEQLTNSLLDLINTGALRNNETIVTNSRHYDALLKAFEEIQNVKGGLETGISGDLLAIDIRQALYHFGEITGEITNDDLLGNIFANFCIGK, from the coding sequence TCTGCGGCTGGAAGTGGTGCTATTGCTGTGATACGCCTTTCAGGAAATGAGGCTATTTCTATTGTTGATGCTCATTTTAAATCGGTTGTAAGCAATAAATCACTCATCAATCAGCAAACACATACCATTCATTTAGGTCATATTATAGAGAAGGGAAGAGTTATTGATGAAGTTTTAGTGTCGGTATTTAAAAATCCAAATTCTTATACAGGTGAAGATGTTATAGAGATTTCTTGCCATGGTTCAAATTACATTCAGCAAGAAATTATACAATTATTTCTTCGCAAAGGATGTCGAATGGCAAATGCAGGAGAGTTTACATTGCGAGCCTTTTTAAATGGTAAGTTAGATTTATCGCAAGCTGAAGCTGTAGCAGATTTAATAGCTAGTGATAATGAAGCGTCGCATCAAATTGCGATGCAGCAAATGCGAGGCGGTTTTTCTTCGGAAATTGCAAAGTTAAGAGAGGAGCTTCTCAACTTTGCATCGTTAATAGAACTTGAATTAGATTTTGCAGAAGAAGATGTAGAGTTTGCAGATCGTTCTCAATTTAAAGATTTGGTTGATAGAATCACATTTGTATTAAAACGATTGATAGATTCGTTTGCAGTTGGAAATGTTATTAAAAATGGTATTCCTGTCGCTATTGTAGGCGAACCTAATGTTGGCAAATCGACTTTATTGAACGCCTTATTAAATGAAGAACGCGCTATAGTTTCGGAGATTGCTGGAACTACAAGAGATACAATTGAAGATGAAATATCGATAGGAGGTATTGGTTTCCGTTTTATTGATACTGCAGGAATTAGAGATACTGAAGATGTTGTTGAAACGATTGGAATTAAAAAAACTTTTGAAAAAATAGATCAAGCGCAAGTTGTTATCTATTTGTTTGATGCACATGATTTTAAAGTAAAAAGCTCGGTTTTAAAGGTTGAATTAGAGAAAATCAAGAATAAATATCCGCAAAAACCACTTCTAGTTATAGCGAATAAGATTGATAAGGTTGATGATATTTTAATTTCTAAACTACAAATAGACATTCCAGACATCAAGCTATTATCTGCTAAGACAGGCTTTGGTGTTGAGCAGTTGACAAATTCGCTTCTAGATTTAATTAATACAGGAGCTCTTAGAAATAATGAAACTATTGTGACGAACTCACGTCATTATGATGCATTGTTGAAAGCCTTTGAAGAGATTCAGAATGTTAAAGGTGGACTAGAAACAGGGATTTCGGGCGATTTATTGGCTATTGATATTCGTCAGGCCTTGTATCACTTTGGTGAAATTACAGGTGAGATTACTAATGATGATTTGCTGGGTAATATATTTGCTAATTTTTGTATCGGGAAGTAA